Proteins from a genomic interval of Microbacterium esteraromaticum:
- a CDS encoding DUF3117 domain-containing protein, whose translation MAAMKPRTGDGPMEAVKEGRLIIVRVPLEGGGRLVVSVNDDEAKELHDVLAAVVKAA comes from the coding sequence ATGGCAGCGATGAAGCCGAGGACCGGCGACGGACCGATGGAGGCCGTGAAGGAAGGGCGACTCATCATCGTGCGGGTTCCGCTTGAAGGCGGCGGCCGTCTGGTCGTCTCCGTGAACGACGATGAAGCGAAGGAGCTTCACGACGTGCTGGCTGCCGTTGTGAAAGCGGCCTGA
- a CDS encoding twin-arginine translocase TatA/TatE family subunit: MNWGLDMDKLLLIGLVAVLIIGPERLPKAAEAFSKFVRRAGEYLRDTRSKMRDELGPEIDEVDWRKLDPRQYDPRRIIRDALIEEPDFEQKPSPAATPATSNPFTSDPTAPARPPMTRTAFSRATPPPFDAEAT, translated from the coding sequence ATGAATTGGGGCCTGGACATGGACAAGCTGCTGTTGATCGGCCTTGTCGCTGTGCTCATCATCGGCCCGGAGCGGCTGCCGAAGGCCGCCGAGGCGTTCTCGAAGTTCGTGCGGCGCGCGGGCGAGTATCTGCGTGACACCCGCAGCAAGATGCGCGACGAGCTGGGGCCCGAGATCGACGAGGTCGACTGGCGCAAGCTCGATCCGCGGCAGTACGACCCGCGCAGGATCATCCGCGATGCGCTGATCGAAGAGCCCGACTTCGAGCAGAAGCCGTCACCGGCGGCGACCCCGGCCACGAGCAATCCCTTTACGAGCGACCCCACGGCGCCGGCGCGTCCGCCGATGACACGCACCGCGTTCTCACGAGCAACGCCGCCCCCGTTCGACGCCGAAGCCACCTGA
- a CDS encoding DUF1003 domain-containing protein yields the protein MARSPRLDTPRNRSGGRSTGRMPAPSRDRFGRFTEWVARAMGTPAFLVILTLFCAAWITWNTVMPEPVRFDDAALGFTALTLMLSLQASYAAPLILLAQNRQDDRDRVQIEQDRQRAERNLADTEYLAREIVALRLALEERSSQTVTRDVLRHELKAMLAELQDEEKTDDAR from the coding sequence ATGGCCCGCTCCCCTCGCCTGGACACGCCCCGCAACCGCTCCGGCGGCCGCTCCACCGGGCGCATGCCCGCCCCATCGCGTGACAGGTTCGGCCGGTTCACCGAGTGGGTCGCCCGCGCCATGGGTACCCCGGCGTTCCTGGTCATCCTCACGCTGTTCTGCGCGGCGTGGATCACATGGAACACGGTCATGCCCGAGCCCGTGCGCTTCGACGACGCGGCGCTGGGCTTCACAGCGCTCACCCTCATGCTGTCCTTGCAGGCCTCGTATGCGGCGCCGCTGATCCTGCTCGCGCAGAACCGGCAGGATGACCGCGACCGCGTGCAGATCGAACAGGATCGGCAACGCGCCGAGCGCAACCTCGCCGACACCGAGTACCTGGCCCGCGAGATCGTGGCCCTGCGACTCGCCCTCGAGGAGCGCAGCTCGCAGACGGTGACCCGCGACGTGCTGAGACACGAGCTGAAGGCCATGCTGGCCGAACTGCAGGACGAGGAGAAGACAGATGACGCTCGCTGA
- a CDS encoding DapH/DapD/GlmU-related protein — MSSVWGIGLATITTAESAAPDTVLDAWFARVGLGESDADDDPALESYAGADERRAVRTEIVRLSIDLDAPVASTPDAYLRLHALSHLLVRPNEINLEGIFAHLPTNAWTNGGPMLPQDAARLRPMLLRHGLQVQGLDKFPRLTDYVQPEGVRIADASRVRLGAHLSPGTTVMHEGFVNFNAGTLGPAMVEGRISQGVVVGANSDIGAGASIMGTLSGGGSHRVSIGERALLGANAGIGISLGDDSVVEAGLYVTAGSKVVLSDAPRTADGTRPTVKATELSGRPGVLFWRNSVTGAIEAKARTGHGVTLNDALHA, encoded by the coding sequence ATGAGCAGCGTATGGGGCATCGGTCTGGCGACGATCACGACGGCGGAGTCCGCCGCACCCGACACCGTGCTCGACGCGTGGTTCGCCCGCGTCGGTCTCGGCGAGTCGGATGCCGACGACGACCCCGCACTCGAGTCGTACGCCGGAGCCGACGAGCGCCGCGCCGTGCGCACCGAGATCGTGCGTCTGTCGATCGATCTCGACGCTCCGGTCGCCTCTACACCGGACGCGTATCTGCGTCTGCACGCGCTCTCGCATCTGCTGGTGCGTCCGAACGAGATCAATCTTGAAGGCATTTTCGCTCACCTTCCGACGAACGCGTGGACGAACGGCGGCCCGATGCTGCCCCAGGACGCTGCCCGCCTGCGCCCGATGCTGCTGCGCCACGGCCTGCAGGTACAGGGCCTCGACAAGTTCCCCCGGCTGACCGACTACGTGCAGCCCGAGGGTGTGCGCATCGCCGACGCGTCGCGCGTGCGCCTGGGCGCGCACCTGTCGCCGGGGACGACCGTGATGCACGAGGGTTTCGTGAACTTCAACGCCGGCACCCTCGGGCCGGCGATGGTCGAGGGGCGTATCTCGCAGGGCGTCGTCGTCGGGGCGAACAGCGACATCGGCGCGGGTGCCTCGATCATGGGCACGCTGTCGGGCGGCGGCAGCCACCGGGTGTCGATCGGCGAGCGGGCCCTGCTCGGCGCCAACGCCGGCATCGGCATCTCGCTCGGCGACGACAGCGTGGTCGAGGCGGGGCTGTATGTCACTGCCGGATCGAAGGTGGTGCTCAGCGACGCGCCACGCACCGCCGACGGCACGCGCCCGACCGTCAAGGCGACCGAGTTGTCGGGGCGCCCCGGCGTCCTGTTCTGGCGCAACTCGGTCACCGGCGCGATCGAGGCGAAGGCGCGCACCGGTCACGGCGTCACGCTGAACGACGCGCTGCACGCCTGA
- a CDS encoding O-methyltransferase, which produces MSEHDANARFARETIVEPSAIARARAHGVELGATPISPGVGAQCAVLAAAVGARSIVEIGTGAGVSGLWLLRGAPQAVLTTIDNEPEHLGVARQCLAEAKVPPSRTRFITGRAADVLPRMNEGAYDIVLVDADPENVIEYVAHGLRLVRTGGLVLIPRVLAGGKVADPVQRDAVTTAYRSLIQETQESQAVIAALSTTGEGLLQLARVAD; this is translated from the coding sequence ATGAGCGAGCACGACGCGAACGCCCGATTCGCCCGCGAAACCATCGTGGAGCCGTCGGCGATCGCCCGCGCCCGCGCGCACGGCGTCGAGCTCGGCGCCACCCCGATCAGTCCCGGCGTCGGCGCCCAGTGCGCCGTGCTGGCCGCTGCGGTCGGAGCCCGCTCCATCGTCGAGATCGGTACCGGCGCCGGTGTCTCCGGCCTGTGGCTGCTGCGTGGCGCTCCCCAAGCGGTGCTGACCACGATCGACAACGAGCCCGAGCACCTGGGCGTCGCACGCCAGTGTCTCGCCGAGGCGAAGGTGCCACCGTCGCGCACGCGGTTCATCACCGGTCGTGCCGCTGATGTGCTCCCCCGCATGAACGAGGGCGCCTACGACATCGTGCTCGTCGACGCCGACCCCGAGAACGTCATCGAGTATGTGGCCCACGGCCTGCGCCTGGTGCGCACCGGCGGGCTCGTACTGATCCCCCGTGTGCTCGCCGGAGGCAAAGTCGCCGATCCTGTGCAGCGCGATGCGGTCACGACGGCCTACCGCTCGCTCATCCAGGAGACCCAGGAGTCTCAGGCGGTGATCGCCGCGCTGTCGACGACCGGCGAAGGACTGCTGCAGCTGGCGCGAGTCGCCGACTGA
- a CDS encoding Mrp/NBP35 family ATP-binding protein, with product MTLADRVRTAVAAVSDPELRRPIGDLDMVRDITVEGETARVGIVLTIVGCPAAARIEKDVHDAAASVAGIAQVTVEVGVMTPDERRALTEKLREGRPARQMPFGPDSLTRVILVSSGKGGVGKSTLTANLAVSLARQGLRVGLVDADVHGFSIPGLLGIAPGTQPTRIDDLMLPPVAHDVKTVSIGMFLREGEGAVAWRGPMLHRTVQQFLTDVFFGDLDVLLIDMPPGTGDVAISIGQLLPHAEVLVVTTPQPAASDVAIRSGLVARQTGQRVIGVVENMSGFTLPDGTVLDLFGAGGGAQVAAALSADADAADVPLLASIPLSPTLRHGGDVGVPVVLDQPDDVAAQAISSLARDIARNGRGLAGRPLPLTLN from the coding sequence ATGACGCTCGCTGACCGCGTGCGCACCGCCGTCGCCGCCGTCAGCGACCCCGAGCTGCGCCGCCCGATCGGCGACCTCGACATGGTGCGCGACATCACCGTCGAAGGCGAGACCGCACGCGTGGGCATCGTGCTCACCATCGTGGGATGCCCTGCCGCCGCGCGCATCGAGAAAGACGTGCACGATGCGGCAGCGTCCGTTGCGGGCATCGCCCAGGTCACGGTCGAGGTCGGTGTCATGACACCTGACGAGCGCCGTGCGCTGACCGAGAAGCTCCGCGAGGGCCGCCCGGCCCGGCAGATGCCGTTCGGTCCCGACTCACTGACCCGAGTGATCCTCGTCTCCAGCGGAAAGGGCGGCGTCGGCAAGTCGACCCTCACCGCCAACCTCGCCGTCTCGCTCGCCCGGCAGGGGTTGCGCGTGGGACTGGTGGATGCGGACGTGCACGGCTTCTCCATCCCGGGCTTGCTGGGCATCGCACCGGGCACGCAGCCGACGCGCATCGACGATCTGATGCTCCCGCCGGTGGCGCACGATGTGAAGACCGTCTCAATCGGTATGTTCCTGCGCGAAGGCGAGGGGGCCGTCGCATGGCGCGGGCCGATGCTGCACCGCACCGTGCAGCAGTTCCTCACCGACGTGTTCTTCGGCGACCTCGATGTGCTGCTGATCGATATGCCCCCGGGGACGGGCGACGTCGCCATCTCGATCGGGCAGCTTCTGCCGCACGCCGAGGTTCTGGTCGTCACAACACCGCAGCCGGCTGCGTCCGACGTCGCGATCCGCTCGGGACTGGTCGCCCGCCAGACGGGCCAGCGCGTGATCGGCGTCGTCGAGAACATGTCGGGATTCACCCTCCCCGACGGCACCGTGCTCGATCTGTTCGGTGCGGGCGGCGGCGCGCAGGTCGCTGCCGCGCTCAGCGCAGATGCGGATGCCGCGGATGTTCCGCTCCTGGCATCCATCCCGCTCAGCCCGACGCTGCGGCACGGGGGCGACGTGGGCGTTCCCGTCGTCCTTGATCAGCCCGACGACGTGGCCGCGCAGGCCATCAGCTCCCTCGCCCGTGACATCGCACGCAACGGTCGCGGTCTTGCCGGTCGCCCATTGCCTCTGACTCTGAACTGA
- the dapE gene encoding succinyl-diaminopimelate desuccinylase, producing the protein MVLDLTASAADLTRALCDIPSVSGGEKPLADEIETAVSRCAHLEVSRHGNTVVARTNLQRPQRVVIAGHIDTVPINGNVPTRDVVIDGEAYIHGRGTVDMKAGVAVQLKLAAELVDPGVDITWMWYDNEEVDESQNGLFLLSAARPDLFAADFAILGEPSDGRVEGGCNGTLRAIVRTHGVRAHSARSWVGENAIHGAAPILARLAEYRARTIDVDGLSYREGLSAVGIRGGIAGNVIPDLCEVEVNYRFAPNKSIDDAQAHVRSAFDGFEVEFTDAAAGARPGLDAPIAQRFLAAVGGEAHAKYGWTDVARFSAMGVPAVNYGPGDPHLAHHDEERVPVAQIDDVERGLRAWLSGF; encoded by the coding sequence ATGGTGCTCGATCTGACCGCATCCGCCGCCGACCTCACTCGCGCGCTGTGCGACATCCCCAGCGTGTCCGGCGGTGAGAAACCGCTCGCCGACGAGATCGAGACGGCGGTATCGCGTTGCGCCCACCTCGAGGTGAGTAGGCACGGCAACACGGTCGTCGCCCGCACGAACCTCCAACGCCCGCAGCGGGTGGTCATCGCCGGCCATATCGACACCGTGCCGATCAACGGCAACGTCCCCACGCGCGACGTCGTCATCGACGGCGAGGCGTACATTCACGGGCGCGGCACGGTCGACATGAAAGCGGGAGTGGCCGTACAGCTCAAGCTCGCCGCGGAGCTCGTCGATCCCGGTGTCGACATCACGTGGATGTGGTACGACAACGAAGAGGTGGATGAGTCGCAGAACGGCCTGTTCCTGCTGTCGGCAGCGCGTCCTGACCTGTTCGCCGCCGATTTCGCCATCCTCGGCGAACCGTCGGACGGGCGGGTCGAGGGCGGGTGCAACGGCACCCTGCGCGCCATCGTGCGCACGCACGGTGTGCGCGCCCACAGCGCGCGTTCGTGGGTGGGCGAGAACGCCATCCACGGGGCCGCTCCGATTCTCGCGCGGCTGGCCGAGTACCGCGCGCGCACGATCGACGTCGACGGGCTGTCGTACCGCGAAGGGCTGAGCGCCGTCGGTATCCGCGGCGGGATCGCCGGGAACGTCATCCCCGATCTCTGCGAGGTCGAGGTCAACTACCGCTTCGCCCCGAACAAGAGCATCGACGACGCGCAAGCGCATGTACGCAGCGCTTTCGACGGATTCGAGGTGGAGTTCACGGATGCTGCCGCCGGCGCGCGTCCTGGGCTGGACGCTCCGATCGCCCAGCGCTTCCTCGCCGCCGTCGGGGGAGAGGCTCACGCCAAGTACGGCTGGACCGATGTGGCGCGCTTCTCGGCGATGGGCGTCCCCGCCGTCAACTACGGTCCCGGGGATCCTCACCTGGCCCACCACGATGAGGAGCGTGTGCCGGTCGCGCAGATCGACGACGTCGAGCGCGGGCTGCGGGCGTGGCTGAGCGGGTTCTGA